One Scophthalmus maximus strain ysfricsl-2021 chromosome 1, ASM2237912v1, whole genome shotgun sequence genomic region harbors:
- the colq gene encoding acetylcholinesterase collagenic tail peptide isoform X1 — protein sequence MTLLTLGLYLPLWFCYGLAQASVLDSFVSFSAALRSQEQQKRFSPCCLLSPPPPPLFPPPPSLWRHHAHNEGVSNNGAGTELRNVDKGSACVRAPPGPAGPPGPQGPPGLPGIGGFKGEKGEIGRPGQKGRTGPQGLPGKQGPAGWPGPSGPKGEKGDPGLMGLPGARGPIGPRGLQGFKGEKGSRGDRGEIGVKGDKGAMGFPGMLGQKGEMGPKGEPGISGNRGPTGRPGKRGKQGVKGDTGSVGPMGPAGPQGPQGHPGPPGSPATGVYMVATKGARGPPGPAGKCSCGSVSSSSVDDYSPKGNYLRVPAIFVVSNEEELERLHTDNALAFRKDQRSLYFKDVDGWLPIQTFPFQLTPFQSMENAPDDDGYCGDGMVQVSSGEECDDRNRVVTDGCVKCRHAYCGDGYRYDGAEECDGKDFGYQTCNSYLPGSYGQLKCTRFCVIDSTNCKYFT from the exons ATGACTCTCCTAACACTTGGATTGTATCTGCCACTGTGGTTCTGTTATGGCCTGGCCCAGGCCTCTGTTCTGGACAGCTTTGTTTCATTCTCAGCAG CTCTCAGGTCCCAGGAGCAGCAGAAGAGATTCAGCCCGTGCTGTTTACTGAGCCCACCTCCGCCCCCACTCTTTCCTCCACCCCCTTCACTTTGGCGCCACCACGCTCAT AATGAAGGCGTTTCAAATAATGGTGCTGGGACTGAGCTGCGCAATGTGGACAAAGGTTCTGCCTGCGTCCGAGCCCCCCCTGGGCCTGCTGGTCCTCCTGGACCTCAG GGCCCCCCTGGATTACCTGGGATAGGAGGATTTAAGGGAGAAAAG GGAGAAATTGGAAGACCTGGGCAAAAG GGGCGGACGGGTCCTCAGGGACTTCCTGGGAAGCAGGGACCAGCTGGATGGCCGGGACCAAGCGGGCCCAAA GGCGAGAAAGGCGACCCGGGGCTGATGGGTTTGCCTGGAGCCAGAGGACCAATTGGGCCGAGG GGTTTACAAGGGTTTAAAGGGGAAAAG GGCTCCCGAGGTGATCGTGGCGAGATCGGAGTGAAAGGCGACAAG GGCGCAATGGGTTTCCCAGGAATGCTTGGACAGAAA GGCGAAATGGGTCCAAAGGGAGAACCTGGAATCTCAGGGAACAGAGGACCCACGGGCCGACCCGGGAAAAGAGGCAAGCAG GGAGTCAAAGGGGACACGGGCAGTGTTGGTCCTATGGGACCTGCAGGCCCTCAGGGGCCCCAAGGTCACCCTGGCCCTCCTGGTTCACCTGCCACAG GTGTTTACATGGTTGCAACAAAGGGAGCACGTGGTCCACCGGGGCCTGCTGGGAAGTGTAGCTGCGGCTCTGTCAGCAGCTCTTCAGTTGATGATTATTCCCCCAAAGGAAACTATCTCCGAGTACCAGCG ATATTCGTCGTAAGCAACGAGGAGGAACTGGAGCGCCTTCACACCGATAACGCTCTCGCATTCCGCAAGGACCAGAGATCTCTTTATTTCAAAGACGTTGATGGCTGGCTGCCAATCCAG ACTTTCCCATTCCAGCTGACTCCGTTCCAGTCCATGGAAAACGCACCCGACGACGACGGTTACTGTGGCGACGGGATGGTGCAGGTCTCCAGCGGGGAGGAGTGCGACGACAGAAACCGAGTCGTCACCGACGGCTGCGTCA AGTGTCGACACGCGTACTGTGGAGACGGCTATCGCTATGACGGGGCCGAGGAGTGCGATGGAAAGGACTTCGGATACCAGACGTGTAACTCATATCTTCCTGG GTCATACGGTCAGCTCAAGTGCACACGATTCTGCGTTATTGACTCCACGAACTGCAAGTACTTCACTTGA
- the colq gene encoding acetylcholinesterase collagenic tail peptide isoform X2 produces MTLLTLGLYLPLWFCYGLAQASVLDSFVSFSAALRSQEQQKRFSPCCLLSPPPPPLFPPPPSLWRHHAHNEGVSNNGAGTELRNVDKGSACVRAPPGPAGPPGPQGPPGLPGIGGFKGEKGEIGRPGQKGRTGPQGLPGKQGPAGWPGPSGPKGEKGDPGLMGLPGARGPIGPRGLQGFKGEKGSRGDRGEIGVKGDKGAMGFPGMLGQKGEMGPKGEPGISGNRGPTGRPGKRGKQGVKGDTGSVGPMGPAGPQGPQGHPGPPGSPATGVYMVATKGARGPPGPAGKCSCGSVSSSSVDDYSPKGNYLRVPAIFVVSNEEELERLHTDNALAFRKDQRSLYFKDVDGWLPIQLTPFQSMENAPDDDGYCGDGMVQVSSGEECDDRNRVVTDGCVKCRHAYCGDGYRYDGAEECDGKDFGYQTCNSYLPGSYGQLKCTRFCVIDSTNCKYFT; encoded by the exons ATGACTCTCCTAACACTTGGATTGTATCTGCCACTGTGGTTCTGTTATGGCCTGGCCCAGGCCTCTGTTCTGGACAGCTTTGTTTCATTCTCAGCAG CTCTCAGGTCCCAGGAGCAGCAGAAGAGATTCAGCCCGTGCTGTTTACTGAGCCCACCTCCGCCCCCACTCTTTCCTCCACCCCCTTCACTTTGGCGCCACCACGCTCAT AATGAAGGCGTTTCAAATAATGGTGCTGGGACTGAGCTGCGCAATGTGGACAAAGGTTCTGCCTGCGTCCGAGCCCCCCCTGGGCCTGCTGGTCCTCCTGGACCTCAG GGCCCCCCTGGATTACCTGGGATAGGAGGATTTAAGGGAGAAAAG GGAGAAATTGGAAGACCTGGGCAAAAG GGGCGGACGGGTCCTCAGGGACTTCCTGGGAAGCAGGGACCAGCTGGATGGCCGGGACCAAGCGGGCCCAAA GGCGAGAAAGGCGACCCGGGGCTGATGGGTTTGCCTGGAGCCAGAGGACCAATTGGGCCGAGG GGTTTACAAGGGTTTAAAGGGGAAAAG GGCTCCCGAGGTGATCGTGGCGAGATCGGAGTGAAAGGCGACAAG GGCGCAATGGGTTTCCCAGGAATGCTTGGACAGAAA GGCGAAATGGGTCCAAAGGGAGAACCTGGAATCTCAGGGAACAGAGGACCCACGGGCCGACCCGGGAAAAGAGGCAAGCAG GGAGTCAAAGGGGACACGGGCAGTGTTGGTCCTATGGGACCTGCAGGCCCTCAGGGGCCCCAAGGTCACCCTGGCCCTCCTGGTTCACCTGCCACAG GTGTTTACATGGTTGCAACAAAGGGAGCACGTGGTCCACCGGGGCCTGCTGGGAAGTGTAGCTGCGGCTCTGTCAGCAGCTCTTCAGTTGATGATTATTCCCCCAAAGGAAACTATCTCCGAGTACCAGCG ATATTCGTCGTAAGCAACGAGGAGGAACTGGAGCGCCTTCACACCGATAACGCTCTCGCATTCCGCAAGGACCAGAGATCTCTTTATTTCAAAGACGTTGATGGCTGGCTGCCAATCCAG CTGACTCCGTTCCAGTCCATGGAAAACGCACCCGACGACGACGGTTACTGTGGCGACGGGATGGTGCAGGTCTCCAGCGGGGAGGAGTGCGACGACAGAAACCGAGTCGTCACCGACGGCTGCGTCA AGTGTCGACACGCGTACTGTGGAGACGGCTATCGCTATGACGGGGCCGAGGAGTGCGATGGAAAGGACTTCGGATACCAGACGTGTAACTCATATCTTCCTGG GTCATACGGTCAGCTCAAGTGCACACGATTCTGCGTTATTGACTCCACGAACTGCAAGTACTTCACTTGA
- the hacl1 gene encoding 2-hydroxyacyl-CoA lyase 1 translates to MEDVTGAQLIAESLKAQKVEYMFGIVGVPVIEVAMAAQAAGIRYVGMRNEQAACYAASAIGYLTGRPGACLVVSGPGLIHALGGMANANVNCWPVVVIGGSSDRNQETAGAFQEFPQVEACRLYSKFSARPSGLEAIPSVIEKAVRTSMYGRPGACYVDIAGDMVNAKIDRSNVRVVSCCPAPPASLAEHGAIAEAISVLKAAKRPLVIIGKGAAYGRAEVALREFVELSGLPFLPTPMGKGVLPDDHPNCVAAARSRALLQADAVLLLGARLNWILHFGLPPRFDPDVKVIQVDLCAEEMGNNVRPAAALLGDINAIVTQLLQCVHNDVWKYPSDAEWWSTLKDKIAANAKISKALALRSTLPMSYYTVFHHVAQLLPHDCIIVSEGANTMDIGRTMLNNYLPRHRLDAGTFGTMGVGLGFAIAAAAMERSENRGRRVVCVEGDSAFGFSGMEVETMCRYNLPVVIIVVNNNGIYSGVDPETWKEMAKMGDLTSIAPPVTLLPEARYDQIMTAFGGRGFLVRTAEELRGALQLSLSDWERPSLLNVLIDPSSDRKQQEFPWLTRSNL, encoded by the exons ATGGAGGACGTGACGGGAGCTCAGCTGATCGCTGAGTCTCTAAAGGCTCAG AAAGTGGAGTACATGTTCGGGATAGTCGGTGTTCCTGTCATCGAAGTGGCCATGGCCGCTCAGGCTGCAGGGATCAGATATGTGGGAATGCGCAACGAGCAAGcg GCCTGCTACGCAGCCTCCGCCATTGGATATCTCACAGGGAG ACCAGGGGCCTGCCTGGTGGTGTCAGGACCTGGACTCATCCATGCGCTGGGTGGGATGGCCAACGCTAACGTGAACTGCTG GCCTGTGGTCGTTATTGGAGGCTCCTCCGATCGCAACCAGGAAACAGCGGGGGCCTTCCAGGAGTTCCCCCAG GTGGAGGCATGTCGCCTTTACAGCAAGTTCTCTGCCAGACCCAGCGGCCTGGAAGCCATCCCCTCAGTGATAGAGAAG GCAGTTCGAACCAGCATGTACGGGCGTCCGGGTGCTTGTTACGTTGACATTGCAGGGGACATGGTCAACGCTAAAATTGACAGGAGCAACGTCAG AGTTGTCTCCTGTTGTCCAGCCCCACCAGCGAGTTTGGCCGAGCACGGTGCGATCGCCGAGGCCATCTCTGTCTTGAAAGCAGCTAAAAGACCCTTAGTCATCATCGGCAAag GAGCAGCTTATGGTCGAGCAGAAGTTGCTCTGAGGGAGTTTGTGGAGTTGAGCGGTTTGCCGTTCCTGCCCACCCCCATGGGGAAAGGAGTGCTGCCCGATGATCACCCCAACTGTGTGGCTGCTGCCCGCTCAAG AGCTCTTCTCCAGGCCGATGCTGTCCTTCTGCTTGGAGCCAGGCTCAATTGGATTCTGCACTTTGGTCTTCCGCCAAGATTTGACCCCGATGTCAAAGTCATCCAG GTTGACCTTTGTGCGGAGGAGATGGGGAACAATGtgaggcctgctgctgctctcctggGAGACATCAATGCTATTGTCACTCAG ctcctccagtgtGTCCATAATGATGTGTGGAAATATCCCTCTGATGCTGAGTGGTGGAGCACACTGAAGGACAAAATTgctgcaaatgcaaaaatatcaaag GCCCTCGCTCTGCGGTCAACGTTACCCATGAGCTACTACACAGTGTTTCACCACGTCGCTCAGCTGCTGCCGCACGACTGCATCATCGTCAGCGAGGGGGCAAACACCATGGACATAGGACGCACCATGTTGAACAACTACCTGCCCCGACACAG GTTGGATGCTGGCACATTTGGAACAATGGGAGTTGGCCTCGGTTTTGCGATAGCTGCCGCTGCCATGGAGAGGAGCGAGAACAGAGGCAGGAGAGTCGTCTGCGTGGAGGGAGACAGTGCCTTTGGATTTTCTGGCATGGAGGTTGAAACCATGTGCAG gtaCAACCTACCCGTGGTCATTATCGTGGTCAATAATAATGGTATATACAGCGGAGTGGATCCTGAGACGTGGAAAGAAATGGCAAAAATGGGAGATCTGACCTCTAT AGCCCCTCCAGTGACCCTCCTGCCCGAGGCACGCTACGACCAGATCATGACGGCGTTCGGAGGTCGAGGCTTCCTGGTGAGGACGGCGGAGGAGCTGCGCGGTGCCCTGCAGCTCAGCCTGAGTGACTGGGAGAGGCCGAGTCTCCTCAACGTGCTGATCGACCCTTcctctgacaggaagcagcag GAGTTTCCCTGGCTCACACGCTCAAACTTATAG